A part of Paenibacillus donghaensis genomic DNA contains:
- a CDS encoding phage portal protein, with translation MIDNFKGLLSKTKEFVRAKMLGGYMPVFSQFGNSIYASDIVQNCIDIIATEISKLQPRHIRTDGNGMQTTPRGNLNRLFKFGPNELMTTRDFLEKIIWLLYMNFNVFIYPVYTVQLREDGSEIRSYTALYPLNPYQVDYLQDPTGRLYVKMYFASGDQFTVPYSDLIHIRKRYSVNEIMGGGSNGQPDNEALLKMLRINDTVLQGIEKGIKTSMSIRGVLKIATMMDDESQRKERERFEKLMSSGDSGILPVDLKGEFTPISIDPKMVDKDTLDFLKTGVQEWFGVSLPMLARDYNDEQYQAFYESTLEPILIGLSQAFTKTIFTPRELDMGNEIVFFQRDMMYLSTAAKLNLIKTAGEQGLLSDNQKLALLGYPPLPDGNRITQSLNYVDRSIINIYQLNGANPKSGKAVKDDAEE, from the coding sequence TTGATAGACAATTTTAAGGGCTTGCTCTCCAAAACGAAAGAATTTGTCCGTGCGAAGATGCTGGGCGGTTACATGCCGGTGTTCAGCCAGTTCGGTAATAGCATTTATGCATCAGATATTGTGCAGAACTGTATTGATATTATCGCTACGGAGATCAGCAAGCTTCAACCCCGGCACATTCGGACAGACGGAAACGGCATGCAGACCACGCCGCGGGGAAACTTGAACCGTCTCTTTAAATTTGGCCCAAATGAGCTTATGACCACACGGGACTTCTTAGAGAAAATAATCTGGCTGCTTTACATGAACTTCAACGTGTTCATTTATCCGGTGTACACCGTGCAGCTACGGGAAGACGGATCAGAGATCCGCAGCTATACTGCGCTATACCCGTTAAATCCCTATCAGGTTGATTATCTACAGGACCCGACAGGCCGATTGTACGTCAAGATGTATTTTGCCTCAGGGGATCAGTTTACTGTGCCGTATTCTGATTTGATCCATATCCGAAAACGTTATTCAGTGAATGAGATCATGGGCGGCGGATCGAATGGACAGCCGGACAACGAAGCACTGCTAAAGATGCTGAGGATCAACGATACCGTTCTCCAGGGGATTGAGAAGGGGATCAAGACGAGCATGTCGATTCGTGGGGTGCTGAAGATTGCAACCATGATGGATGATGAATCTCAGCGTAAGGAGCGGGAGCGCTTCGAGAAGCTGATGTCCTCCGGTGACTCCGGCATCCTGCCGGTTGACTTGAAGGGCGAGTTCACGCCGATTTCCATTGATCCCAAAATGGTGGACAAAGACACGCTCGACTTTTTGAAGACGGGCGTGCAGGAATGGTTCGGTGTCTCACTGCCGATGCTCGCGCGGGATTACAATGATGAGCAGTACCAGGCGTTTTACGAGAGTACCCTGGAGCCTATTTTAATCGGGCTTAGCCAAGCCTTTACCAAGACGATCTTCACGCCCCGCGAGCTGGATATGGGGAATGAGATCGTTTTTTTTCAACGGGACATGATGTACCTCAGTACAGCGGCCAAACTTAACCTGATTAAGACAGCTGGGGAACAGGGGCTGCTGAGTGACAACCAGAAGCTGGCGCTGTTGGGATACCCACCTTTGCCGGATGGTAACCGGATCACGCAATCTCTGAATTACGTGGACCGATCCATCATCAACATATACCAGCTCAATGGAGCGAACCCGAAATCTGGAAAGGCGGTGAAAGATGATGCTGAAGAATAA
- a CDS encoding transcriptional regulator, translating into MNTYTEKLQQYIRDSKLSLSQICKLLQSKGLKTEKSYLSKLQNGKLAPASDMMNKALAEVLSVDPVELMAAAYREKIPAEVLERIRGSA; encoded by the coding sequence ATGAATACTTATACTGAGAAGCTACAGCAGTATATAAGGGACTCTAAACTTTCTCTTTCTCAGATTTGCAAGCTTCTTCAAAGCAAAGGGTTGAAGACAGAAAAATCATATTTGAGTAAATTACAAAATGGAAAGTTAGCTCCAGCAAGTGACATGATGAATAAAGCATTGGCAGAGGTTTTGTCGGTAGATCCGGTAGAGCTGATGGCCGCTGCTTATAGAGAAAAAATTCCTGCAGAAGTATTGGAACGAATTAGAGGTTCAGCTTAA
- a CDS encoding DUF6906 family protein — MKNGKRPTRRQQETIAAAGLNPQNWLVSKDCATEFIVINRLTGKDRDLRGNV; from the coding sequence ATGAAAAATGGAAAACGACCAACCCGCCGCCAGCAGGAGACGATTGCAGCAGCCGGACTTAATCCGCAAAACTGGTTGGTGTCTAAGGACTGCGCCACTGAATTCATCGTTATTAATCGTCTGACAGGCAAGGATCGGGATCTTCGCGGGAATGTCTAA
- a CDS encoding helix-turn-helix domain-containing protein, giving the protein MKVGTIMRACRERKGYTQEHMAGLMEVDQATISRFENGRQTPDLTTFVEWVDQTESQEVAVAYLYGIKGIKIMQHIMNQREVSI; this is encoded by the coding sequence ATGAAAGTTGGAACAATAATGCGCGCATGCCGTGAACGAAAAGGCTACACGCAAGAGCACATGGCGGGATTAATGGAAGTGGATCAGGCAACGATAAGCCGCTTTGAAAACGGGCGGCAAACGCCTGATTTGACCACTTTCGTTGAGTGGGTGGATCAAACCGAATCGCAGGAAGTTGCTGTGGCCTATCTTTACGGGATAAAAGGAATAAAGATTATGCAGCACATTATGAATCAAAGGGAGGTTTCGATTTGA
- the terS gene encoding phage terminase small subunit — protein sequence MSRGRSENRDKAFQMWEKSGRTLPLVEIAKQLGVSASLVRKWKYEDAWEARPSRKRGGQPGNKNAVGNKGGGAPPGNKNGWRNGNYESMWMSQISVEHKLQLMKMETDPRQILLNEIMLLEHREYMMMKNMKDIEEGKDRLSIERKYQFFEEEAAEGDAESLRFVEGVPQFKPVKVVSKQIVEEKTKEPQQLERILQIHNALTAVQGRKMRCIALLDQFDRNELTNEELRLKIERMQLEVNKLRTEAW from the coding sequence GTGAGCAGGGGCAGAAGTGAGAACCGCGACAAAGCATTTCAAATGTGGGAAAAGAGTGGCAGAACCTTGCCGCTGGTCGAGATTGCCAAGCAATTGGGTGTATCGGCATCATTGGTTCGTAAGTGGAAGTATGAGGATGCATGGGAGGCGCGGCCAAGTCGTAAGCGTGGCGGTCAGCCGGGGAACAAGAATGCCGTAGGAAATAAAGGCGGCGGTGCTCCTCCAGGTAATAAGAATGGCTGGAGGAACGGCAACTATGAGTCCATGTGGATGAGTCAGATTTCCGTGGAGCATAAGCTACAGTTGATGAAGATGGAGACAGATCCGCGCCAGATCCTGCTGAATGAAATCATGCTCCTTGAACATCGTGAGTACATGATGATGAAGAACATGAAGGATATCGAAGAGGGCAAGGATCGGCTGAGTATTGAGCGGAAGTACCAGTTCTTCGAAGAAGAAGCAGCCGAAGGCGACGCTGAGTCGCTCAGGTTTGTGGAAGGTGTTCCGCAGTTTAAGCCGGTTAAGGTTGTGTCCAAGCAGATCGTTGAAGAGAAGACCAAAGAGCCGCAGCAGTTGGAACGTATCCTACAGATACATAACGCGCTTACGGCGGTTCAGGGCAGGAAGATGCGGTGTATCGCGCTGCTTGACCAGTTTGATCGTAACGAGCTAACCAATGAAGAACTGCGCTTGAAGATCGAGCGCATGCAGCTTGAAGTGAATAAGCTTAGAACGGAGGCGTGGTGA
- a CDS encoding terminase large subunit encodes MSAPYASFLHEYIAKCKAGEIIVGQELQQMFDILEENLRDPDIQFDTADAHKRIKLIETKCKHYEAPFSGKPFLLELFQKAFIEAIYSFKIFDDEIGRMVRLYQDILYLVGRKNGKTPLVSALILAEFFCGPEGLKALCSSNDYEQADLMFQAINSMREESKSLERKTRKNIKGIYFGNPKKPTHTGKFSYRNKGSIRKISAKTGAKEGRNIGVGAVDEVHEMKDNTSTMPIRQALSTQDEPLYIELTTEGFTNEGYLDGRMREARQVLNRELDRRRWLVWMYTQDNEQEIWRDEKTWTKSNPGLGSIKKWSFLRRMVEESKTNQEMRAFVLSKDFNIKQNNAAAWLMDQDIASEDVFDIELFRGAFAIGGVDLSKSGDLACARALMMKDGKKFTCQQYFVPASKIPTLSKDDREKFEKWTALDLVTISDGNENDFRHVTAWFVRLFKDYNIRFYKVGYDKWSATYWVKEMEEYGFDMVRISQEYGSLSEPMKLVKADLQSKLINYNQHPMDRWCLENTAFEINSKMEIRPVKVQGKDEKKIDGTVTLIFVYKVYIDNRTEFLDLVKRAG; translated from the coding sequence ATGAGTGCTCCATATGCTTCCTTCCTACATGAGTATATTGCGAAATGTAAGGCCGGGGAGATTATTGTCGGGCAGGAACTGCAGCAGATGTTTGACATCCTTGAGGAGAATCTGCGTGATCCTGACATCCAGTTTGATACAGCAGATGCCCATAAGCGAATTAAACTCATTGAAACCAAATGCAAGCACTATGAAGCTCCGTTCTCCGGCAAGCCCTTCCTACTGGAGCTGTTTCAGAAGGCTTTCATTGAGGCCATTTACAGTTTTAAAATCTTTGATGATGAAATTGGCCGTATGGTCCGGCTGTACCAGGACATTCTGTATTTGGTTGGGCGTAAAAATGGCAAGACCCCACTTGTGTCTGCTCTGATTCTAGCAGAGTTCTTCTGTGGGCCAGAGGGACTTAAGGCGCTTTGTTCCTCAAATGACTATGAACAGGCTGACCTTATGTTTCAGGCCATCAATTCTATGCGGGAAGAGAGCAAGTCGTTGGAGCGGAAGACCCGGAAGAACATCAAGGGCATTTACTTCGGAAATCCGAAGAAGCCGACTCATACCGGAAAGTTCTCATACCGGAACAAAGGATCTATTCGCAAAATCTCTGCTAAGACCGGCGCCAAGGAAGGCCGGAATATCGGCGTGGGTGCAGTGGACGAAGTTCACGAAATGAAGGACAACACCAGCACCATGCCTATCCGCCAGGCTCTATCCACTCAGGATGAGCCTCTTTATATTGAGTTGACCACGGAAGGATTCACCAATGAGGGATACCTGGACGGGCGCATGCGTGAGGCGCGGCAGGTGCTGAACCGGGAGCTGGATCGTCGGCGCTGGCTGGTATGGATGTATACCCAGGACAATGAGCAAGAGATCTGGCGGGATGAGAAGACCTGGACAAAGAGCAATCCCGGACTGGGCAGCATCAAGAAGTGGAGCTTCCTACGGCGCATGGTCGAGGAGTCCAAGACCAATCAGGAAATGCGTGCCTTTGTACTTTCTAAGGATTTCAACATCAAACAGAATAATGCTGCTGCCTGGCTCATGGATCAGGATATTGCAAGCGAGGATGTGTTCGACATTGAGCTGTTCCGTGGCGCATTTGCTATCGGAGGTGTTGACCTTTCCAAGTCTGGAGACTTGGCATGCGCCAGGGCGCTGATGATGAAGGACGGGAAGAAGTTCACCTGTCAACAGTATTTTGTCCCGGCTTCCAAGATCCCGACACTTTCTAAGGATGATCGTGAGAAGTTTGAGAAATGGACAGCGCTCGACCTAGTTACGATTTCGGATGGAAATGAGAATGACTTCCGCCATGTCACAGCTTGGTTTGTTCGTTTGTTCAAAGACTATAACATCCGGTTTTATAAGGTCGGCTACGATAAGTGGTCGGCTACCTATTGGGTGAAGGAAATGGAAGAGTACGGATTTGATATGGTGCGGATTAGCCAGGAGTATGGCAGCCTGTCGGAGCCGATGAAGCTGGTCAAGGCGGATCTGCAAAGCAAGTTGATCAATTACAACCAGCATCCGATGGACCGCTGGTGCCTGGAGAATACAGCGTTTGAGATTAACAGCAAGATGGAGATTCGGCCCGTTAAGGTTCAGGGCAAGGATGAGAAGAAGATCGACGGTACCGTTACTTTGATCTTTGTGTACAAGGTGTACATCGATAACCGAACCGAATTCCTTGATCTTGTGAAGAGAGCGGGGTGA
- a CDS encoding HK97 family phage prohead protease encodes MMLKNKLPAMHEPERRAFAMNDLQADPAGNIIQGHAAVFEQETIIGGWFKEIIERGAFDSTDFKDVILSVNHDLKRIPLARSRNNNANSTLQLQVDQQGLSTRAELDVENNMEAKALYSAVGRSDISGMSFIFTVRDESWEGLDTELPVRRIKDIGRVIEISAVSFPAYDGTDINARDQQALESARAALDSARSGLDSSKDELEVLKLRNQILAKG; translated from the coding sequence ATGATGCTGAAGAATAAGCTGCCGGCCATGCATGAGCCGGAGCGCCGGGCTTTTGCCATGAACGATCTGCAGGCTGATCCGGCAGGCAATATCATTCAGGGACATGCAGCCGTATTCGAACAGGAAACGATTATAGGCGGTTGGTTCAAGGAGATTATTGAGCGGGGGGCTTTTGATTCTACCGACTTCAAGGATGTGATTCTAAGTGTGAACCATGACCTGAAGCGGATACCGCTGGCTCGCAGCCGGAACAACAATGCGAATTCTACCCTTCAACTGCAGGTGGATCAGCAAGGGCTGTCCACACGCGCTGAATTAGATGTGGAAAACAATATGGAGGCCAAGGCGCTTTACAGTGCTGTAGGCCGGAGCGACATTTCAGGAATGTCCTTTATCTTCACGGTGCGTGATGAGTCCTGGGAAGGGCTTGATACAGAACTTCCCGTTCGCCGCATTAAAGACATTGGTCGAGTGATTGAAATCTCTGCGGTATCCTTCCCGGCCTATGACGGGACTGATATAAATGCTCGTGACCAGCAGGCACTGGAGAGCGCCCGCGCCGCACTGGATAGTGCGCGGTCCGGACTGGATAGTTCGAAGGACGAGCTTGAAGTATTGAAACTGCGTAACCAAATTTTAGCGAAGGGTTAA
- a CDS encoding DnaD domain protein translates to MDFAEEMTAFTDWLETNPLEPSAQTLLVHLMVIANKSGYPEWFAVTNPLLQAKVGISENSLTKHRNTLIQKGRIEYKNQGKQQAGKYRLSFFTSNNAVKHEVKGAVKYEVKGAVKGSVLFKDLKDLNSSSASSSSSADGESEYESFYQAHRRVFGFECNPIQANKLGVYIDQDGLEEPVVIRAIERAGLATSRYSFGLITKILDDYFHAGANTLVAAIALDNAFDASQQSAAKVSKVKKAPAQTDKQARIAELKRRAEEARQLEESASH, encoded by the coding sequence ATGGATTTTGCGGAAGAAATGACCGCCTTCACAGATTGGCTCGAAACAAATCCGTTGGAGCCATCCGCACAAACTTTGCTGGTGCACCTCATGGTGATTGCAAATAAGAGTGGATATCCAGAGTGGTTTGCCGTAACCAATCCCCTCCTGCAGGCGAAGGTGGGCATTTCCGAAAACTCACTGACCAAGCACAGGAACACGCTGATCCAAAAAGGTCGGATCGAATACAAGAATCAAGGCAAGCAGCAGGCTGGAAAGTACCGATTATCCTTCTTTACCTCAAATAATGCGGTAAAGCATGAGGTAAAAGGTGCGGTAAAGTATGAGGTAAAAGGTGCGGTAAAAGGTTCAGTATTATTTAAAGATCTTAAAGACCTTAATTCTTCTTCTGCATCTTCATCATCTTCTGCAGATGGCGAATCGGAATATGAGTCCTTTTACCAAGCTCACAGGAGAGTGTTCGGGTTCGAGTGCAACCCTATCCAGGCAAACAAGCTAGGCGTATACATCGACCAGGATGGTCTTGAAGAGCCTGTGGTTATACGAGCAATTGAACGTGCAGGGCTTGCAACATCCCGTTATAGCTTTGGACTTATTACCAAAATTCTGGATGATTACTTTCACGCTGGTGCGAATACACTGGTTGCGGCAATTGCGCTGGATAATGCGTTTGATGCTTCCCAGCAGTCGGCAGCTAAGGTGTCGAAGGTCAAAAAGGCACCAGCTCAGACGGACAAGCAGGCAAGAATTGCCGAATTAAAACGCAGAGCAGAGGAGGCTAGGCAACTTGAAGAGAGCGCAAGTCATTGA
- a CDS encoding tyrosine-type recombinase/integrase, producing MKKVQPIRDERIIDGMKYYFRNRSLRNYLFFCIGIYSGLRVSDLCTLRVGEVRGTHVSLVEQKNKHAKKFVIHPSIREDLNRYIAGMSDSDYLFASRQRKKVSRIKYQPIDRTTAYRFLNDAAHEFGLREIGCHTLRKTWAYRLYMQDSKNLALLMEMFGHTNPSDTLDYIGLTQDMMDKAIMSLR from the coding sequence ATGAAGAAGGTTCAGCCGATTCGGGACGAGCGAATCATTGATGGTATGAAGTATTACTTTAGAAATCGCAGTTTGCGAAATTACCTGTTCTTCTGCATCGGGATTTATTCCGGCCTGCGGGTATCCGACTTATGTACGCTTCGTGTAGGCGAGGTACGGGGTACACATGTAAGTCTGGTAGAACAGAAGAATAAGCATGCAAAGAAATTTGTGATCCATCCCAGCATCCGTGAGGATCTAAATCGATACATTGCTGGCATGAGCGATTCAGATTATCTGTTCGCCAGCAGGCAACGCAAGAAGGTTAGCCGGATCAAGTACCAGCCGATTGACCGAACAACGGCTTACCGATTCTTGAATGATGCAGCTCATGAGTTTGGATTGAGAGAGATCGGGTGCCATACCTTGCGGAAGACATGGGCTTATCGATTATATATGCAGGATTCAAAGAACCTAGCGTTACTAATGGAGATGTTCGGACATACCAATCCGTCGGACACATTGGACTATATTGGCCTCACACAAGACATGATGGATAAGGCGATCATGTCTTTGCGCTAA
- a CDS encoding HNH endonuclease, with protein MARHAILQTFYTSEKWRVFRLGLILERGNRCQHCGGIIARSIDIIGHHKVELTPENVHDHAISLNPEMVELICYDCHNREHKRFGYQHTKEVYLVYGPPLAGMMDLVRQQISRGDLIVNMDLLYSALSGLPDYDKPDALYSNVVGVQNLLLDNIKTRLGKWGTAWIIGGYAEKFKRERLAEETGAELIFCSVSREECLSRLESEEALRYRKDEWRGYIEKWFEQFQN; from the coding sequence ATGGCAAGGCATGCAATACTCCAGACGTTCTATACATCGGAGAAGTGGCGAGTTTTCCGGCTTGGCTTGATCCTCGAACGGGGGAACCGTTGCCAGCACTGCGGCGGGATCATTGCAAGGTCCATTGATATCATCGGCCATCATAAGGTAGAACTAACACCGGAGAATGTGCATGATCATGCAATCAGTCTTAACCCGGAAATGGTTGAGCTGATCTGCTATGACTGTCATAACAGGGAGCATAAGCGATTTGGCTACCAGCATACCAAAGAGGTGTACTTGGTATATGGTCCGCCGTTGGCCGGGATGATGGATCTTGTGCGGCAGCAGATAAGTAGAGGTGATCTGATCGTCAACATGGATCTGCTATACTCTGCGCTGTCTGGCCTACCGGATTATGATAAGCCGGATGCATTATATTCCAACGTGGTAGGGGTACAGAACCTTCTTCTGGACAACATCAAGACCAGGCTTGGCAAATGGGGAACAGCTTGGATCATCGGCGGGTATGCCGAGAAGTTTAAGCGAGAACGTTTGGCTGAAGAGACTGGTGCTGAACTGATCTTTTGCTCAGTGAGTCGAGAGGAATGTCTATCGCGATTAGAGAGTGAAGAGGCGCTTCGCTACCGGAAGGATGAATGGCGCGGTTATATCGAAAAATGGTTTGAACAATTTCAAAATTAA
- a CDS encoding LytTR family transcriptional regulator DNA-binding domain-containing protein, producing MKRKMKTLDTGSGVGEIMEVDLADVNYIDLWHRTKNSNTKLAYHNADGSFHDLDTLADAAEAYKEDGFVLIGRTALVQESKIKDITSIENNGSLITFKDGVKLYVLKQV from the coding sequence ATGAAACGTAAAATGAAAACATTAGACACAGGATCAGGTGTGGGCGAAATAATGGAAGTAGATCTGGCGGACGTCAATTATATTGATCTATGGCATCGCACGAAGAACTCGAACACGAAGCTAGCTTATCATAATGCTGATGGATCATTTCACGATTTAGATACTTTGGCAGACGCAGCAGAAGCATACAAAGAGGATGGATTTGTTCTTATCGGCAGGACAGCGCTGGTTCAAGAATCTAAAATCAAAGATATAACATCCATAGAGAACAATGGGTCATTGATTACATTCAAGGATGGAGTGAAATTATATGTTTTAAAGCAAGTTTGA
- the dnaB gene encoding replicative DNA helicase: MQGSIRELPHDEEAELAVLGAILVDETGNAIDTAMSVLPEMFYNSDNRTIFSGMRDLREAGEQVDIRSLVVMLNHNKSLQRIGGTYYLSRIASASPTAADIEFFIGTIKDKFTLRQAIRDAEAQIDLVYASDDAGTVVAHALTKSAALSDQTAPKKDFKTTKEIGIEYIDTIDQRVSNRLNGTTSGKETGFTDLDKLTGGFQKQDLIIVAARPSVGKTAFALNIAQNAAARSTEPIAVFSLEMSEQQLMQRMVCAEVNLDANDLRMGDITSDDDWGKLTIGISSLADKNIHIADDPIVTVHDIRAKCRRLKREQGLGLIIIDYLQLIQGSSGKRGENRQQEVSEISRVLKQIARELDVPVIALSQLSRNVEQRQDKRPIMSDLRESGSIEQDADIVAFLYRDDYYNQDTEKKNIIEIIISKQRNGPVGTVELVFLKQFNKFVNYERAHLIDKRQLV; the protein is encoded by the coding sequence ATGCAAGGCTCAATAAGGGAACTGCCGCACGATGAAGAGGCTGAACTGGCTGTGCTTGGCGCTATTCTGGTGGACGAAACAGGAAATGCCATAGATACGGCGATGTCAGTATTACCTGAAATGTTCTACAACTCCGATAACCGGACAATCTTCTCCGGCATGCGGGACTTGCGCGAGGCTGGGGAGCAGGTTGATATCCGGTCACTGGTGGTGATGCTCAATCATAACAAGAGTCTGCAGAGGATCGGCGGCACTTATTATCTGTCCCGAATAGCTTCCGCTTCACCGACTGCTGCCGACATTGAATTTTTCATTGGAACGATCAAAGACAAATTCACACTGCGGCAGGCAATAAGGGACGCAGAGGCTCAGATCGACCTTGTGTATGCCAGTGATGATGCAGGAACAGTTGTTGCTCACGCCTTAACTAAATCCGCTGCATTGTCTGATCAGACAGCACCTAAGAAGGATTTTAAAACCACCAAGGAAATTGGGATTGAATACATTGACACGATAGATCAGCGTGTAAGCAATCGGCTGAACGGCACGACCAGCGGGAAGGAAACAGGGTTTACCGATCTGGACAAGCTAACTGGCGGATTCCAGAAGCAGGATCTGATCATCGTAGCCGCCCGGCCATCTGTGGGGAAAACAGCTTTTGCTCTTAACATAGCGCAGAATGCAGCAGCACGAAGCACAGAGCCTATAGCCGTCTTTAGCTTAGAAATGTCAGAGCAACAGCTAATGCAACGCATGGTGTGTGCTGAAGTCAACCTTGATGCAAACGACCTAAGAATGGGCGACATTACGAGTGATGATGATTGGGGAAAGTTGACGATAGGTATATCCTCTCTTGCGGACAAGAACATTCACATCGCTGACGATCCTATTGTCACGGTGCATGACATTCGCGCTAAATGCCGCCGATTGAAGAGGGAACAAGGGCTTGGACTGATCATCATTGATTACCTGCAGCTGATCCAGGGAAGCAGCGGTAAGCGTGGTGAGAATCGGCAGCAAGAGGTATCCGAAATTTCCCGTGTGCTGAAGCAAATTGCCCGTGAACTGGATGTGCCGGTGATTGCCCTGTCCCAGCTCAGCCGGAATGTTGAGCAACGCCAGGACAAACGCCCGATAATGAGCGACTTACGCGAGTCTGGTTCCATTGAGCAGGACGCTGATATCGTAGCCTTCCTGTACCGTGACGATTACTACAATCAGGATACCGAGAAAAAGAACATCATCGAGATCATCATCTCTAAGCAGCGGAACGGCCCGGTGGGCACGGTGGAGTTGGTATTCCTGAAGCAATTCAATAAATTCGTCAACTATGAACGTGCTCATCTTATAGATAAACGCCAATTGGTGTAG
- a CDS encoding helix-turn-helix domain-containing protein: MKYSELLSKYIEESGLSLGEIAIRLSNKNIKIDRSYISKLKNGNKPPASEDISRALAEVTGGKSQELLMASYIEKAPEEVQPALQEFNKFRILFSIIRKLTELLEFYWNYGFVQKNILEVILSLADDVKDELNIYILTEHLENDPEYAADIIAQLKHSFFPFSESLVFGNFEIKFSDYVDEYGNGKRKKSNKIVYDVEEPVIVEFATDQVIREAEEEYGVNLRDDPEVMSAVREIVRSFARMKKK; this comes from the coding sequence GTGAAATATTCTGAACTATTATCAAAATACATTGAAGAGAGCGGTTTAAGCTTAGGGGAGATTGCAATTAGGCTTTCGAACAAAAACATTAAAATTGATCGCTCCTATATTAGCAAGCTCAAAAATGGAAACAAACCACCAGCATCAGAAGACATTAGCCGTGCATTGGCTGAAGTCACAGGAGGGAAGTCCCAAGAGTTACTAATGGCCTCCTATATAGAAAAAGCTCCTGAAGAAGTCCAACCGGCTCTTCAGGAGTTTAATAAATTTAGAATACTATTTTCAATTATTAGAAAATTGACTGAACTTTTAGAGTTTTATTGGAATTATGGTTTTGTTCAAAAAAACATTTTAGAAGTTATACTAAGCCTTGCCGATGATGTTAAAGACGAATTAAACATCTACATTCTTACAGAACACTTAGAAAATGACCCTGAATATGCTGCCGATATTATTGCTCAACTCAAACATAGTTTCTTTCCTTTTTCCGAATCCCTTGTATTCGGAAATTTCGAAATAAAATTTTCTGATTATGTAGATGAATATGGAAATGGAAAAAGAAAAAAGAGCAATAAAATTGTGTATGATGTTGAAGAACCTGTGATTGTTGAGTTTGCAACTGATCAAGTCATAAGAGAAGCAGAAGAAGAATATGGCGTTAATCTTCGTGATGATCCAGAAGTAATGTCTGCTGTACGTGAGATTGTACGTTCTTTTGCGAGAATGAAAAAGAAGTAA
- a CDS encoding helix-turn-helix domain-containing protein, whose translation MELVPIRCRIPELLVRMGKNQQWLADKLGIGKQQMSDIIKMRYPDMTLSRAANIAYHLDCQIEDLHQWDLR comes from the coding sequence ATGGAGCTTGTTCCCATTCGCTGTCGCATACCTGAGTTACTGGTGCGAATGGGAAAAAATCAACAATGGTTGGCGGATAAGCTTGGTATCGGTAAGCAACAGATGTCTGACATCATTAAGATGAGATATCCCGATATGACCTTAAGCAGGGCGGCTAACATTGCCTATCATCTGGACTGCCAGATTGAAGATTTGCACCAATGGGATCTGCGATAG